One part of the Bacteroidota bacterium genome encodes these proteins:
- a CDS encoding restriction endonuclease subunit S: protein MKLGELVSEIRYGFTGSAIPERNGVGFIRVTDIDEYGKVDYATVPGVLINEKEVPRYLLQDGDCIIARSGSVGKAHIYFGKNSKEVFASYLIRLRFDTKKIYPKYFGAFTHSNFYWKQILSNKKGGVQQNINTDGLSRIEIPVPDLKTQQKIASILEQADAARQKRKQANQLTEQFLQSAFLEMFGDPVRNEKEWDIKTFGELVEGLKYGTSLQCSTKFQKGFLPVLRIPNIIGGSINEDDLKYCKPEPNEIEKLKLKNGDILFVRSNGNPEYIGRCAIFSKEEEFIYASYLIRARLQSLSIVLPVFLQFHFSYASYRGEMLRRAKTTAGNFNINTESLRSLKIILPPLSLQQKFASLVERVEKLREKQRESERELENLFQSLMQRYFG, encoded by the coding sequence ATGAAATTAGGAGAATTAGTATCCGAAATCCGTTATGGATTTACAGGTAGTGCAATTCCAGAAAGGAACGGAGTTGGGTTTATTCGCGTTACTGATATTGATGAATATGGAAAAGTTGATTATGCAACAGTCCCTGGAGTTTTAATAAATGAAAAAGAAGTTCCACGATATTTGCTTCAAGACGGAGATTGTATTATTGCAAGAAGTGGTTCTGTTGGGAAAGCCCATATTTATTTTGGTAAAAATTCTAAAGAAGTTTTCGCTTCATATCTTATCAGGTTAAGATTTGATACAAAGAAAATCTATCCGAAATATTTTGGTGCTTTTACCCATTCTAATTTTTACTGGAAACAAATTTTAAGTAATAAGAAAGGCGGAGTTCAACAAAATATTAATACAGATGGATTATCTCGAATTGAGATTCCTGTTCCCGATTTAAAAACCCAACAAAAAATCGCCAGCATCCTTGAGCAAGCCGATGCAGCGCGGCAAAAGCGCAAACAAGCAAACCAACTCACAGAACAATTTCTTCAATCTGCCTTTCTTGAAATGTTTGGAGACCCGGTGAGGAATGAGAAAGAATGGGACATAAAAACATTTGGAGAATTAGTGGAAGGACTAAAATATGGAACTTCGCTTCAGTGCTCAACAAAATTTCAAAAAGGGTTCTTGCCAGTTTTACGAATTCCAAACATTATCGGAGGAAGTATTAACGAAGACGATTTGAAATATTGCAAACCCGAACCGAATGAAATTGAAAAATTAAAATTAAAAAATGGAGATATTCTCTTTGTAAGGTCAAATGGGAATCCAGAATATATTGGAAGATGTGCAATATTTAGCAAAGAAGAAGAATTTATTTATGCGTCTTACTTAATAAGAGCGCGATTACAAAGTTTGTCAATCGTACTTCCAGTTTTTTTACAATTCCATTTTTCATACGCTTCATACAGAGGGGAAATGTTACGAAGAGCAAAAACTACTGCTGGTAATTTTAATATTAATACAGAATCCTTAAGAAGTTTAAAAATTATTCTTCCACCTCTTTCACTCCAACAAAAATTCGCCTCGCTGGTGGAGCGCGTAGAAAAACTGCGTGAGAAGCAAAGAGAAAGTGAAAGAGAGTTGGAGAATTTGTTTCAGAGTTTGATGCAGAGGTATTTTGGATGA
- the secE gene encoding preprotein translocase subunit SecE, giving the protein MNKVKAYINDTYSELATKVSWPAWKELQGSAVIVMIATLITALLVYGMDVAFKFIMEMIYNFFS; this is encoded by the coding sequence ATGAATAAAGTAAAAGCATATATAAATGATACGTACAGCGAATTGGCTACAAAAGTTTCCTGGCCCGCTTGGAAAGAACTTCAGGGCAGTGCAGTGATTGTTATGATTGCAACATTGATAACTGCATTGCTTGTATATGGGATGGATGTTGCTTTTAAATTTATAATGGAAATGATTTATAATTTTTTTAGTTAA
- a CDS encoding SAM-dependent DNA methyltransferase, with product MLTNPALKSQVDALWNRFWSGGISNPLTAIEQMSYLIFLKRLEDMDNARAAAAKRRKTDFKSVFIGKMDVGGRKIDKEKCRWSYWSQLPGDEMLRHVRDTVFEFLRNLGSETSSFTQHMEDAMFSIPKASLLQEAVKIIDDMHISEQNIDVQGDLYEYLLGQLSTAGKNGQFRTPRHIIRMMTKLIDPKIGERICDPAAGTAGFLVSAYEHILESNTSPDILTYDEEGKAHNLIGDKITNPKLHEFLKSRALTGFDFDATMVRMGAMNLMLHGVDNPNFKYADALSKQFSEKQCYDVILANPPFKGSIDESDVNERFSTKTSKTELLFVELIYDLLVTGGRAVVIVPDGVLFGTSNAHQGVRQILVDKCKLEGIISMPSGVFKPYAGVSTAVLIFTKGGITDKVWFYDMSADGFSLDDKRQKISENDISDILKKYPERKTGKNVVLVKEDEIRKNKYDLSISRYKEVKHEVVEYEKPEKIMDKILMLEEEIADYVKGIKKSL from the coding sequence ATGCTCACCAACCCCGCCCTCAAATCCCAAGTAGATGCCCTCTGGAACCGTTTCTGGAGCGGAGGTATCAGCAATCCGCTTACTGCCATAGAGCAGATGAGTTATTTGATTTTCCTTAAACGGCTGGAAGATATGGACAATGCGCGCGCTGCTGCTGCCAAGCGAAGGAAGACCGATTTCAAATCCGTGTTCATCGGAAAAATGGATGTTGGAGGAAGAAAAATTGACAAAGAAAAATGCCGTTGGAGTTACTGGAGCCAGTTGCCGGGCGATGAAATGCTCCGGCATGTGCGCGACACCGTGTTTGAGTTCCTACGCAATCTCGGAAGTGAAACCAGTTCCTTCACTCAGCACATGGAAGATGCCATGTTCAGCATACCCAAAGCATCGCTCTTGCAGGAAGCTGTCAAGATTATTGACGACATGCACATCAGCGAGCAGAATATTGATGTGCAGGGCGACCTCTACGAATACCTGCTCGGACAACTTTCTACTGCCGGAAAAAACGGGCAGTTCCGCACCCCGCGTCACATCATCCGCATGATGACCAAACTCATTGACCCGAAGATAGGCGAGCGTATATGCGATCCTGCTGCGGGTACTGCCGGATTCCTGGTCTCAGCTTACGAACATATTTTGGAGAGCAACACATCACCCGATATTCTCACTTACGATGAAGAAGGCAAGGCGCATAATCTGATAGGTGATAAGATCACTAACCCGAAATTGCATGAGTTCCTAAAGAGCCGTGCGCTTACCGGATTTGACTTTGATGCCACGATGGTGCGTATGGGTGCGATGAACCTGATGCTTCACGGTGTGGATAATCCAAATTTCAAATATGCCGATGCGCTCTCCAAACAATTTTCAGAAAAACAATGTTACGATGTGATTCTCGCCAACCCTCCTTTCAAGGGAAGCATTGATGAAAGCGATGTGAACGAACGGTTCAGCACAAAAACCAGTAAGACCGAACTTCTTTTTGTGGAACTGATCTATGACTTGCTGGTAACAGGCGGACGCGCTGTGGTGATTGTTCCCGATGGCGTTTTGTTCGGCACAAGCAACGCGCATCAGGGAGTGAGGCAAATACTTGTGGATAAATGCAAATTAGAAGGAATTATTTCCATGCCATCGGGCGTTTTCAAACCGTATGCAGGAGTAAGTACCGCAGTTTTGATTTTCACCAAGGGCGGAATAACCGACAAAGTTTGGTTTTACGATATGAGTGCTGATGGTTTTTCATTGGACGATAAGCGCCAGAAGATTTCAGAAAACGATATTTCTGACATCCTGAAAAAATATCCTGAACGCAAAACAGGAAAGAATGTGGTGCTGGTGAAAGAGGATGAAATCAGAAAAAATAAATACGACCTCAGCATTTCCCGCTACAAGGAAGTGAAGCATGAAGTGGTTGAATACGAAAAGCCGGAAAAGATTATGGATAAGATTTTAATGCTGGAAGAAGAAATAGCAGATTATGTGAAAGGAATAAAGAAAAGTTTGTAA
- the tuf gene encoding elongation factor Tu yields MAKEKFDRSKPHVNIGTIGHVDHGKTTLTAAITMVLADKGLASVRDFASIDNAPEEKERGITINTAHVEYSTDKRHYAHVDCPGHADYVKNMVTGAAQMDGAILVVAATDGPMPQTREHILLARQVGVPQVVVFMNKVDMVDDPDLIELVEGEIRDLLTFYGYDGKNTPIIKGSALGAMNKDAKWVPKIMELMDAVDSYIPMPVRIIDKPFLMPVEDIFSITGRGTVATGRIEQGVCKVGEEIEIVGMRAEKVKTVITGVEMFRKELDSGQAGDNAGLLLRGVDKKDIWRGMVLAKPGSITPHTIFKAEVYVLKKEEGGRHTPFHNNYRPQFYMRTTDVTGTCTLPEGREMVMPGDNVTIQVELIQPVAMDKGLRFAIREGGRTVGAGQVIEIIK; encoded by the coding sequence ATGGCAAAAGAAAAATTCGACCGTTCCAAACCACACGTTAACATCGGAACAATCGGTCACGTTGACCACGGAAAAACTACTCTCACTGCCGCAATCACTATGGTGCTTGCAGATAAAGGTCTTGCATCTGTGCGCGACTTTGCATCTATTGATAATGCTCCCGAAGAAAAAGAACGCGGTATCACTATCAACACTGCGCACGTAGAATACTCAACTGACAAACGCCACTATGCACACGTTGACTGCCCTGGTCACGCAGACTATGTTAAGAACATGGTTACAGGAGCTGCGCAGATGGACGGAGCGATTCTCGTTGTTGCAGCTACTGACGGACCCATGCCACAAACCCGCGAACATATTCTTCTTGCACGTCAGGTGGGTGTTCCGCAAGTTGTTGTGTTCATGAATAAAGTTGATATGGTTGACGATCCGGATCTTATCGAACTTGTTGAAGGCGAAATCCGTGATCTGCTCACTTTCTATGGTTACGATGGAAAAAACACACCTATCATCAAGGGATCTGCTCTTGGAGCAATGAATAAAGATGCAAAATGGGTTCCAAAAATTATGGAACTCATGGATGCTGTTGACTCATACATTCCTATGCCCGTTCGTATAATTGACAAACCATTCCTTATGCCTGTTGAAGATATTTTTTCAATCACTGGTCGCGGAACGGTTGCTACCGGCAGAATCGAACAAGGTGTTTGCAAAGTAGGCGAAGAAATCGAAATCGTTGGAATGCGTGCAGAAAAAGTAAAAACTGTTATCACCGGAGTTGAAATGTTCAGAAAAGAACTTGATTCAGGACAAGCCGGAGATAACGCTGGACTTCTTCTCCGCGGTGTAGATAAAAAAGATATTTGGAGAGGAATGGTTCTTGCCAAGCCGGGCTCTATCACTCCACATACTATTTTCAAAGCTGAAGTTTATGTTCTGAAAAAAGAAGAAGGCGGACGTCATACTCCGTTCCATAATAATTACCGTCCTCAGTTTTACATGCGAACAACTGACGTAACAGGAACCTGTACTCTTCCTGAAGGACGCGAAATGGTAATGCCTGGCGACAACGTAACTATTCAGGTTGAATTGATTCAGCCCGTTGCGATGGATAAAGGATTGCGTTTTGCTATCCGCGAGGGCGGAAGAACAGTTGGTGCCGGACAAGTAATTGAAATCATAAAATAG
- a CDS encoding zeta toxin family protein gives MQPRFRMFAGPNGSGKTHLFNFLRSKSYIHTEIYVNADEIEQKLSESLRFHFNAYRVKVSDEDFKKHIRQSGILKKIQDKSFLKKINIQGGVLKMNIRKGELNSYIASFIASYLSEKLIESKQSFCYETVLSHPSKLKLLEQARKKGYKTYCYFVFTNDWHLNIERVKLRVKQGGHDVDDKKIEQRYFRSLKLFSKTAKASASAYLIDNSTNFETMAELRNGKNIFTAPNYPKWLKKYYAPE, from the coding sequence ATGCAGCCGCGTTTTAGAATGTTTGCCGGTCCTAACGGCTCAGGAAAAACCCATCTCTTTAATTTTCTACGCAGCAAATCCTACATTCACACCGAAATATATGTGAACGCGGATGAGATTGAACAAAAACTTTCTGAATCGCTTCGGTTTCATTTTAATGCCTATCGGGTAAAAGTTTCGGATGAGGACTTCAAAAAACACATCCGGCAATCGGGTATTCTCAAAAAAATACAGGATAAATCTTTTCTCAAAAAAATAAATATTCAAGGCGGTGTTTTGAAAATGAACATCCGAAAAGGTGAATTGAATTCATACATCGCTTCTTTTATTGCTTCGTATCTCTCGGAAAAACTTATTGAAAGCAAACAATCGTTTTGCTATGAAACGGTTTTATCCCATCCTTCAAAACTCAAATTACTGGAACAAGCAAGAAAGAAAGGATATAAAACCTATTGTTATTTTGTATTTACAAACGACTGGCATTTAAACATTGAACGGGTTAAACTGAGGGTAAAGCAAGGCGGACACGATGTGGATGATAAAAAGATTGAGCAGCGGTATTTCAGATCGCTGAAACTTTTTTCCAAAACGGCAAAGGCATCAGCCAGCGCTTACCTGATTGATAACTCAACGAATTTTGAAACGATGGCAGAGCTGAGAAATGGAAAAAATATTTTCACTGCTCCAAACTATCCGAAGTGGCTGAAAAAATATTACGCACCTGAATAA